A window of Acidobacteriota bacterium genomic DNA:
GTCCCGCGGTCGAGAATCGCGTGCAGCTTGGTGGCGAGCAGCCCGGTCACCGACAGGCGGCGCTCGGTCACGAACGGCGACAGCATGACGAGCACGAAGATGGACACGTCGATGCCGTCGAAACGCAGGTGAACCGTGTCGGCGGAGCGCTCGGCAATCTCGACGCGCCCACGGCGTTGAAGTTGCTGCACCAGGTCGTCGAGATCGCGCGCGCTCGTGACGCCAAAATCCACGTCGCGACTGGGCCGGTACGGGCAGAAGCAGCGCATCGCCTGGCCACCGATTACGAACCAGTAAGGCAAATCGGCCACCGCGCGACCGACCGGCGCAGGCATGACGTCCACCGGTTCGCGCGCCATCACGCCAGTCCTCGCGCCCGCATCACCGCCTCGAACAGTCCACGACTCCGCGGCCGGAAGCCGGGCAACCGCCCGGCCTGGTACAGCGCCAACCACGGCAGCCCGGCGGCGAAGCTGACCGCGGCCAGATCGCCGTAGTTGAAACAGTAGAACGCCAGCTGATGGCCGGGAACCTCGCTGTCGGCCGTCAGGTTGTACAGCGCGTCGCGCACCGCCGGTGGCAAGTCGGCCACCTTGTAAGTTGGGGTCGGGAGGGTCGCGAGCAACTTGTAGATCGAGGCTCGCGACGGGCACTTGAGACTCTCGCTCCGACAACGCTGATCAATGGCAGAAAGCAGGTCGGCCGTGCGAGGCCGGTCGTAGTTACCCACCGCGTCGGCGAGCACGGCCAGGGTCCGTGGCGCAATTCTGGAAGTCCCG
This region includes:
- a CDS encoding nucleotidyl transferase AbiEii/AbiGii toxin family protein, encoding MAREPVDVMPAPVGRAVADLPYWFVIGGQAMRCFCPYRPSRDVDFGVTSARDLDDLVQQLQRRGRVEIAERSADTVHLRFDGIDVSIFVLVMLSPFVTERRLSVTGLLATKLHAILDRGTRRDFFDLYVTLHRHALGIAECLAAMRQVYRQDVNELLLLRALTFFDDAEREAALPGEGPDDWATVKEFFWNRVGQLLIPPARELQIERRVVDVTGG